One stretch of Raphanus sativus cultivar WK10039 unplaced genomic scaffold, ASM80110v3 Scaffold1515, whole genome shotgun sequence DNA includes these proteins:
- the LOC130504353 gene encoding 60S ribosomal protein L27-3: protein MVKFLKQNKAVILLQGRYAGKKAVIIRSFDDGNRERPYGHCLVAGLKKYPSKVIRKDSAKKTAKKSRVKCFIKVVNYQHLMPTRYTLDVDLKEVATLDALSSKDKKVAALKEAKAKLEERFKTGKNRWFFTKLRF from the coding sequence ATGGTTAAGTTTCTGAAGCAGAACAAAGCTGTGATCCTCCTCCAAGGTCGTTATGccggcaagaaggcagtgatcATCCGTTCATTCGACGACGGCAACCGCGAGCGTCCCTACGGACACTGTCTCGTCGCCGGGCTCAAGAAGTATCCGAGCAAGGTCATCCGCAAGGACTCGGCCAAGAAGACGGCGAAGAAGTCGAGAGTCAAGTGTTTCATCAAGGTCGTGAACTACCAGCATCTGATGCCTACTCGTTACACGTTGGACGTGGATCTGAAGGAGGTTGCGACTCTCGACGCTCTGTCTTCGAAGGATAAGAAGGTGGCGGCTCTTAAGGAAGCTAAGGCTAAGCTCGAGGAGAGGTTCAAGACCGGTAAGAACAGGTGGTTCTTCACCAAGCTCAGGTTCTGA